A genomic segment from Mustela lutreola isolate mMusLut2 chromosome 15, mMusLut2.pri, whole genome shotgun sequence encodes:
- the SGSH gene encoding N-sulphoglucosamine sulphohydrolase, whose amino-acid sequence MHRRGPACGLLLLTLVVCCWHRARPRNVLLLLADDGGFESGAYNNSAISTPHLDALALRSLTFRNAFTSVSSCSPSRASLLTGLPQHQNGMYGLHQDAHHFNSFDEVQSLPQLLSRAGVRTGIIGKKHVGPKTVYPFDFAYTEENSSVLQVGRNITRIKLLVRKFLQTRDDRPFFLYVAFHDPHRCGHSQPQYGAFCEKFGNGERGMGRIPDWTPRTYDPRDVVVPYFVPDTPAARADLAAQYSTIGRMDQGVGLVLQELRTAGVLNDTLVIFTSDNGIPFPSGRTNLYWPGTAEPLLVSSPEHTKRWGQVSEAYVSLLDLTPTILDWFSIPYPSYAIFGSKPVRLTGRSLLPALDTEPLWNTVFGSQSHHEVTMAYPMRSVHHRTFRLVHNLHFKMPFPIDQDFYVSPTFQDLLNRTVAGRPTGWYKDLHRYYYRERWELYDRSQDPHETRNLAADLRYAQVLELLRTQLAKWQWETHDPWVCAPDGVLEERLSPQCRPLHNEL is encoded by the exons ATGCACCGCCGAGGGCCGgcctgcgggctgctgctgctgacccTGGTCGTCTGCTGCTGGCACCGGGCGCGTCCCCGGAACGTGCTGCTGCTCCTCG CGGATGACGGAGGCTTCGAGAGTGGCGCCTACAACAACAGTGCCATCAGCACCCCACACCTGGACGCCCTGGCCCTCCGCAGCCTGACCTTCCGCAATGCCTTCACCTCCGTCAGCAGCTGCTCCCCCAGCCGAGCCAGCCTGCTCACCGGCCTGCCGCAG CATCAGAACGGGATGTACGGCCTGCACCAGGACGCCCACCACTTCAACTCCTTCGACGAGGTGCAGAGCCTGCCGCAGCTGCTCAGCCGAGCCGGCGTTCGCACGG GCATCATTGGGAAGAAGCATGTAGGGCCGAAGACGGTGTACCCTTTCGACTTTGCGTACACGGAGGAGAATAGCTCAGTCCTCCAGGTGGGACGGAACATCACCAGAATTAAGCTGCTGGTCCGGAAGTTCCTGCAGACTCGGGACGACAG GCCCTTCTTCCTCTACGTCGCCTTCCATGACCCTCACCGCTGTGGGCACTCGCAGCCCCAGTACGGGGCCTTCTGTGAGAAGTTTGGCAACGGCGAGCGCGGCATGGGGCGGATCCCAGACTGGACCCCGCGGACCTACGACCCACGGGACGTGGTG GTGCCGTACTTTGTCCCGGACACTCCCGCAGCCCGAGCTGACCTGGCGGCTCAGTACAGCACCATCGGCCGCATGGACCAGG GGGTTGGACTCGTGCTCCAGGAGCTGCGCACAGCAGGTGTCCTGAATGACACCCTAGTGATCTTCACGTCCGACAACGGGATCCCCTTCCCCAGCGGCAGGACCAACCTGTACTGGCCGGGCACAGCCGAACCCTTGCTGGTGTCGTCCCCAGAGCACACGAAGCGCTGGGGTCAGGTCAGCGAGGCCTACGTGAGCCTCTTAG ATCTCACGCCCACCATCTTGGACTGGTTCTCCATCCCCTACCCGAGCTATGCCATCTTTGGATCAAAGCCTGTCCGGCTCACTGGCCGGTCCCTCCTGCCGGCGCTGGACACAGAGCCGCTCTGGAACACCGTCTTCGGCAGCCAGAGCCATCACGAGGTCACCATGGCCTACCCCATGCGCTCCGTGCACCACCGGACCTTCCGCCTCGTGCACAACCTCCACTTCAAGATGCCCTTTCCCATCGACCAGGACTTCTACGTGTCGCCCACCTTTCAGGACCTCCTGAATCGCACCGTGGCCGGCCGCCCCACGGGCTGGTATAAAGATCTCCACCGCTACTACTACCGGGAGCGCTGGGAGCTGTATGACAGGAGCCAGGACCCCCACGAGACCCGGAACCTGGCTGCCGACCTCCGCTACGCGCAGGTCCTTGAACTGCTGCGGACCCAGCTGGCCAAGTGGCAGTGGGAGACCCATGACCCCTGGGTGTGCGCCCCTGACGGGGTCCTGGAGGAGAGGCTCTCCCCCCAGTGCCGGCCCCTCCACAACGAGCTGTGA